Genomic window (Flavobacteriales bacterium):
CGATGAGCGCGTACACAAGGTCAGCGGGCTTTTTCTCATCCTCGCCTCTTTCTATCTGCTCGTGGCCTTCACCAGTTACCTGTTCACGTGGCGGATCGACCAGGACCTGATGAGCCGGAGCTGGGGTGAGATCTTCAGCCCGGAGGTGCGCGTGGAGAACTGGCTCGGAAAGATCGGTGCGCTGCTCAGTCACCAGTTCATCTTCCGCTGGTTCGGCGTGGCGGCGTTCATTTTCGTGCTTTGGACCTTCTTGGCAGGCGTGCGTATCACGCTGAACACGTGGCTCTTGCCTGCGGGAAAGGCGCTGCGCTGGAGCGTGATGGGGCTCTTCTGGCTGCCTACGTTGCTGGGCTTTTTCTTCCCTAAGGGCGGCTGGCAGATCATGGGCGGCGGCATCGGCTATGCCATCAACCACCACCTTTCCGGCTGGTTAGGCTCCTTCGGCGCGGGTGCGGCCATTCTCTTCGCGGCCGCAGCCTTCGTGGTATTCACCTTCAATCCGTCCTTGCACTGGGTGATGGCCCTGTTCGAGCGCAAACCGAAGGCAGACGTGGAAGCATCGGAAGCCGAAAGCGTGGACGGTTGGTCCGAGGTGCGTGGGAACCGGGTGAAGGAGGCGGACTTGGACGATGCCGACGTGACCGTGGTGGAACCCATGGTCGCCGAAGCCACTGCTGAAGCTGACCTGGAGTTGGAGATGGAACCTGCCACTGAAGATGAGGTGATCGAGGAGCCTGAAGAAACGGAGCTGGACCCGACATCCGTGGGCGGGAACACCGACCTGAGCGGCATCAACGACGAGGAGAACGGCTTCAGTGTGGAAGCGACGGTGAAGGAGGAAGCCCTGAGTGAGGCGGAGATCGAGACCAAGCTGAAGGAATTCGGGGAATATGACCCCACGCTGGACCTCAGCAGCTACGTCCCTCCTACCCTGGACCTGCTGGCCGAGCACAGCACCGGCGAGCTCACCGTGACCAAGGAGGAGCTGGAGGAGAACAAGAACAAGATCGTCACCACGCTGAACAACTACAACATCGGCATCGAAAAGATCAAGGCCACCATCGGGCCTACGGTGACGTTGTACGAGATCGTGCCGCAGGCCGGGGTGCGCATCAGCAAGATCAAGAACCTGGAGGACGACATCGCCTTGAGCTTGGCGGCATTGGGCATCCGCATTATCGCGCCGATCCCCGGCAAGGGCACCATCGGCATCGAAGTGCCCAACAGCAATCCGCAGATCGTGAGCATGCGCGCCGTGGTGGCCAGCGAGAAGTTCCAGAACAGCAAATATGATCTGCCCATCGTATTGGGCAAGACCATCAGCAACGAGACCTTCGTGACGGATCTTGCGAAGATGCCCCACCTGCTGATGGCCGGTGCCACGGGCCAGGGGAAATCGGTGGGCCTGAACGCGATCCTCGTCTCGCTCCTTTACAAGAAGCACCCGAGCCAGATCAAGTTCGTGCTGGTGGATCCGAAGAAGGTGGAGCTCACCCTCTTCAACAAGATCGAGCGGCACTTCTTGGCCAAGCTGCCGGGCGAGGGCGAAGCGATCATCACCGACACGAAGAAGGTGGTGGCCACGCTGAACAGCCTTTGCATTGAAATGGACGAGCGCTACGAGCTGCTCAAGGATGCCGAGGTGCGCAACATCAAGGAGTACAACGCCAAGTTCGTCAGCCGGCGCCTGAACCCGGAGAACGGCCACCGCTTCCTCCCTTACATCGTGCTTGTGGTTGACGAGTTCGCGGACCTGATCATGACGGCGGGCCGCGAGGTGGAAACGCCCATCGCCCGCTTGGCGCAGCTGGCACGGGCCATCGGCATCCACCTCATCATCGCTACGCAGCGCCCCAGCGTGAACATCATCACCGGCACCATCAAGGCCAACTTCCCGGCCCGCATCGCCTTCCGCGTCACCAGCAAGATCGACAGCCGCACTATCTTGGATACCGGCGGCGCCGACCAGCTGATCGGTCGTGGCGATATGCTGCTGAGCACCGGCAACGACCTGATCCGCATCCAATGTGCTTTCGTTGACACGCCGGAGGTGGAGGACATCACCGCCTTCATCGGCAACCAGCGCGGCTACCCCGATGCCCTGATCCTGCCCGAGGTGCCCACCGACGACAATGAAGGCGGCGGTGTGGATGACGGCGAGCGCGACAGCATGTTCGAGGACGCCGCCCGCGTGGTGGTACAAACGCAGCAAGGCAGCACCAGCCTGATCCAACGCAAGCTGAAGCTGGGCTACAACCGCGCAGGCCGCATCGTGGACCAGTTGGAGGCCGCGGGCATCCTCGGCGGTTTCGAAGGCTCCAAGGCCAGGAAGGTGCTGGTGCCTACCGAGGCGGCGCTGGACGAGATGCTGCACCCGGCGGGTACGGCGGCGGGGGCGGGCTCTTCAGGGTATTGACCAGCCCCATCGCCGGGTCGGCTGGGCTCCAGGGGTATCTGTGGGCGTGAACTGCAAGGATCCCATTATCCACCGCCTCACGGCTCATATCAACCGACCATCTGTCAACGGCCTTGTAGGGGCTTTCGGCAGCTGACCCCCCACAACCATGCTGCGCCTGTGAAAGCCACGAGCATCAAAACAGGTTCCACCACCAGACGGTGCCGGGTTTCCACATAGAAAAAGGCTTGCG
Coding sequences:
- a CDS encoding DNA translocase FtsK 4TM domain-containing protein, which codes for MREQEPAEDERPARKAKSKKSKGASGPSSESRFAKLRAFLSDERVHKVSGLFLILASFYLLVAFTSYLFTWRIDQDLMSRSWGEIFSPEVRVENWLGKIGALLSHQFIFRWFGVAAFIFVLWTFLAGVRITLNTWLLPAGKALRWSVMGLFWLPTLLGFFFPKGGWQIMGGGIGYAINHHLSGWLGSFGAGAAILFAAAAFVVFTFNPSLHWVMALFERKPKADVEASEAESVDGWSEVRGNRVKEADLDDADVTVVEPMVAEATAEADLELEMEPATEDEVIEEPEETELDPTSVGGNTDLSGINDEENGFSVEATVKEEALSEAEIETKLKEFGEYDPTLDLSSYVPPTLDLLAEHSTGELTVTKEELEENKNKIVTTLNNYNIGIEKIKATIGPTVTLYEIVPQAGVRISKIKNLEDDIALSLAALGIRIIAPIPGKGTIGIEVPNSNPQIVSMRAVVASEKFQNSKYDLPIVLGKTISNETFVTDLAKMPHLLMAGATGQGKSVGLNAILVSLLYKKHPSQIKFVLVDPKKVELTLFNKIERHFLAKLPGEGEAIITDTKKVVATLNSLCIEMDERYELLKDAEVRNIKEYNAKFVSRRLNPENGHRFLPYIVLVVDEFADLIMTAGREVETPIARLAQLARAIGIHLIIATQRPSVNIITGTIKANFPARIAFRVTSKIDSRTILDTGGADQLIGRGDMLLSTGNDLIRIQCAFVDTPEVEDITAFIGNQRGYPDALILPEVPTDDNEGGGVDDGERDSMFEDAARVVVQTQQGSTSLIQRKLKLGYNRAGRIVDQLEAAGILGGFEGSKARKVLVPTEAALDEMLHPAGTAAGAGSSGY